aAGCAATAATATCTAGTGTAGTATGACGTAAGatattcttattagttattaatatgacTCATTGAAAAAGAATAACAaagttaaaaatctattatttataggtaatattattattcattaactgTTTACATGTTTGATCAGTGATACATATCTATATCTTGCCATGTTATTTAAacacatgtacattgtacaacaaatttctaaatttttgaataagacaaaaatatttgtaaaataatgtttcaataacattaaaatatattcaatgaaaatattctTCACTATCAACATGATTATTTATCTATCAACACTTTCATCTGGTTCATAAAGACTTATgacttcaaataataataaaaaaaaatagatgaacTAATAGTTCACACTAAGTGGAATAAACACAAAGTAATGCACTGGaatatatgcatatacattCTGTTCTAAGAGAGAAGACACCAGATTTACGTTAAAAAAAACCGGTTATGCCCGTGGCCGCCTGGTGTCTTCACTTTTGGAACAGGGCATAGTATTATGGTCAACTTgtagatgtaaaaaaaaacaagtattatttttaaaatacaaatttactcaatataaattaattgtttcaattttatataaattattgacagGTCCATCTCGTTTCttactgttaatatttttacttttcataaCACACAttgtattgtttgtattatatactgATTCCACATAGTCACATTTGCTATTAATATCTTTTTgaactttaataataagttcAAGTACGTTAGGAtcatttgacaataatatttgttgaaatgaGCAGTCTATCATCAGTGTCATCCAATCAACTAATCTttcttcaattaatttttccTTCATAAGTGAATAcaaagtattcaaaattatcAGCATATTCTCAAACGGTAATTTGCGCCGTAAACAAGATGGTTTATTTAAAGGTGGATatgcaaataattttaacaaaagatTTGAATGTTTTGTTATGTTTAAActacaatatgacaatatttcaACTAAGGAAGTATCGCTAATATCGTTGTTTTCAACCAGTAACCGAATCAAtgatttatcttttttattattaatatggtcgGTGATTATCATTTCATTTAATctggaataaataaataaataatgtcaaatattgtaaaaataaataaataacaataataatttttactttgatTGTGATAAGGCTGAAGTTGAAATTCTATctacacatttttgttttgcatAAGAATCCCATTCAGTTTCttcatatttatcatttattttaattaaattattatccatTAACAAGGATAAATTATTCCTTTCACATGTAAAAGGAATCACTGCTAAGTTTTGACCCGTTACTAAGAGTAAATGATTTCCATAACACCATAAATTGGGAGGGTtggtatagattttaaaatgttgtacagCAACTACCATGttgtaatgaaaattatatattactaaagCAGctcctgaaaaataaaaattattgttaattcataaaaaatatatatttttgaactttaatctattttattttaatatgaagtacagtgtaatatgaaaaaactttaattttaattgaccaatacaaatttgtacttagttttttaaatatgaataaagaaaatgttaaatCTGTATAAACaacggtaataatatttttaactaaccaTCGCCTTTTGGTTCTGCTCCATAAAGACCAATACAATCTGAACTTAGTTGAATTAAAGTTACTTGTTtgtttgaattaactaaagttATTTCTGTCAACTGTTTACCAGGAAAATCATTGCTGCTAGTTTCGGCGTATAGCTCGTTAGAATACAAGTAACCATTAGACCctatacaaatgaaaaataatgttttataattgataaacaaataaaacaagaCGCAAAGTGATGTTCCAAAGTAAAAATgtgtaatgataaattaatataaataaatttcttaatgaaaaaataacagaTAGACAATACTtacaaaacgttaaaatattaagtgaATCAGAATTTTCTCTAACACAATAACCAAGTAATTTTtcagttttgtttttgaaagataattgtaaattaattggcAAAAAAGTATCTTCTAATGGCACAGAtcgtaatgtttttatattctgaaatcacaatatttaaatagttatagtatacataatatgtaaacaacTATTTGTGCAAAATtagctaaaaattatatttaccttgCTATCAACAgacacaataatacatatagctTTTGTCctgaatatacataatttagcTAACTCAATTGTTTCGCCATCATTAATGACAGCATCTCTGATTTTTTTCCTGTTACCAATTGCTTCTTTTAAACACTCGCAATGACCATTTTCAAAAACCGCAACTGCTCCTTTATAATCTAATCTTGTTAAAAGCTTAATAATTTTTGCAGTGAActgtaaaacaaataaagaatgattatttattaaatttaattatcttaCATAAATGTGATTAAAATTACCAATATGATTATGTGAATGAAATCAAatctaagtatataattattggtgaggacaaaaattactaaatatattaatcataagaGAGAAATATAGTATCTTTCTAATAGGTTAAGTCAGGGATTTCCAACATGTGAATTGCGATCAACTTGTCGATTTTCAGCAAAATATTGGTcgattgtattaaaaaaaaattataccaataTCGGTTGATCACATGTGTAATCTTAAACACACTTTTACGCTTTATTAACAACGTAGGTATCTACttaattagcaaaaaaaaaacatacaattatctgaaagagaaataataaaagaatatcactatacaatttagtattacactacatgtaataatgtaataatataaataatatacctaaataaaaagttgttgatcactatatacttaaaatgtttaatgttgcTCACTTGAAGGAAAAAGTTGGCAAACCCTGAGTTAGGTACTACCTATGTCAATGTATGATGAGAATTCAGTggcattaataatttttatatctaaatgcACAACCAAAATTATCTATTACAATCTTTCCGTTAGTAATTCAGAAAGTTGAACACAATTTTTTcctaaatatcaaatttatttaataaaatgtctataatattgtattaacttaAAAGATAAGACTTgtataacatatacctactgtaaaactgtttgaaaagttaaaactatGGTCTACTATATAGagatgttttgaaaataattatatatgtaatggCAAAAAATTCAGAGTCCCTAtgattatctaatatttttttaatatcaatataaaaataaaactgttcaAAGACAAaaggttttattttgttaaaatatcctATTATCTAAGTCAAACTTAATACTTCAAatatcaacttaaaaaaattaagcaaatatacttttgatacttttaaactattataacttataagtataacttatgaggaacataatattacattttcaaactttttgtcttagaacatttttttgtcaatataaattGGAAAGAGTCAACAATTTAAAAGGTCTATAAAAagagtaacaatattttttaaatgattcttgtaaaaaatatttagtgaaaatttcaaaaatctaatagttatttattcttGAAtaacacctaaaaaaaaaaaactagcgTTACTTAAATACTCctgttttttcataatattgtttttagttttccctgattatacctattcaaaaatACTGAGGATTGTTTTACTTTCAACCCACCCACACTatccataaataattttaggtaaattaattaatttttcaaccaAGTATCAATCTAAcggataatttaataaatatataacttaatagtaataaaaagttaataattattcatttagtttgatgaatttattttaaggtGGGTATGTAAAACGTCTACAACAAAGGCATAcccacaattatttattttttttaatttcaatattattagaatgTATTGACTACCTATAACATAGTGATAagatactaaaaaattgaatttcttcTAAatgtttgttctttttttttttattctattagaAAAACAGATGAAATGacacatttacaaaatatacctataaaataatatggaaaaactCACATTAAATTTCTTCATATCTTTCATCATTAAAGAGCTCCGTAACCATTTGCCAATTCTGGTATAGTTAAAAACACCATAATAACAATTAGTTGATGGATCAAATATCACTCCAGAAGATAATTTATCGGAACTGCTCCAACAATGCACTTGATTTTGGCTTGGCatctaaacattaaacatagaTAACCATGATGAAGCTGTGAGTAATAAAAGGTGACAACTAACAAGTATACATACGTGAAAACAAGTAACCATGTTCTTCGATAAGGTGACAATAACATTATCCGGTTCGGCATCATTTGAAATCCCCAAGAAATTGGATTCAATAATGGAACCTAAACTATACGATGTATCTAATTTTATCatgatgtatttaatttaaaaatcatttgctGGAGTATAAGTGTGGTAATTTACACGTCAAAAGTGGAACTATAATAAACAATCAATAGGTACCATATTGCAATAAAAAGTAAAGACCGGACAGAATTGAGAGTACCGACAGCAGAGTACGAACTCCAGCCGACAGATCAAGTAACAACTTACAAGTACTGAAGTACAACAGAAAAGCACGTGTAATCCGTTATCATTATACGGTGGCATTAGATGATAAGCAGCATGaccactaaataaatattatataatttacttgttGAAGATCTTTCAGCACTGGTTTTGCAAAAACCAcggtatagaatataataggaAAAAAGGTAGCATTTAGTACCACGATTTACGATAGTACAaccatggcttaaatatactTAACCCATGAGTACAACTAcctgtttttcaattttaaaattttcctgTTTTcttttagggccgttcttactaTGTCCGGTAATATCTATACTAACTAGTAACAATACATATGTATATCTGACTATTTggccatagataatataagaatatattaaatgcatattatatatacatataaggtataaaataaaatattaaacatttttttctaaaacagaataaataaacaaaatattacattttggcATTTTGCTTTTTTTCGGTTTCGAATTTCGATCACAGTtctataaactaagtttaaaTATGAACTTACTTTAGTTTATAGGTATGAGGTCTATAGTGTTTCGATAAACACTCATTATGTCACTGTGTCAGTCAAAAagtcagtattttaataattattattatggaggtTAAACACCCAACCCAAACCCTGGGAACCGTTATGTATAATAGGGGTGTTTGTAAGTAATGtacatgatttaataaaaattatatgatatgacTTCTGTTTTAAgctaaattatgaaaatatatattcagaTATTCTATACATGACAATACTTATTCTTTgtaccaaaaattataatataactaatataaataaaaacaaattttaatttattttaaatttaaaaaatataaatacaatttaaaatgcatgtATGTGGATAAtcttgttttgtttatatttaaatacctaccataatatgacaatcaaaaaatccaaaaaacacataaatctattaaatactattattatttggtatttgAAGTATTTTTCAACGTTACAGGAGTTATAATAAAACGTCTTGATGTTGAAGGTGTATTATTATCTGTAGAAACAGTAGTTGGATAATTTTCCATTGGAGATTTAAAAACGGCATTAAGTGAATCTGGTGTAGTTTCACCATTGAAtagatctatataaaaaaaacttgataaattaaatgttctataaatataatctatagcacttatattttattagacaaCTTATGTGTGATAATTTTATAACGGATCTTTTTTTGatagattgaaataattttcagcTACAAAGGTACACTGCATTAAAAATTACccgtttagaaaaaaatttaagtttttctttaaatgttaatttaaacacaaaattataattaactaccaTGTCCtctttaaactatttaaactaccattttttataattacattaactACTCAATAAATTTacctgtattttttattttattcttcaatAACTTGGATGTTCTAATATCTGTTGGagtatttgaaaatgatttcaGGTCATGTTGTCTTCTATACCCCGGTGACCAAGTAATGAAAGATAGCTGTCAGattcaaataatgttattaaagtaaatatgatttttaatttcattagtaAGCTTACATCAAAAGGATTATACCCAGGAGGGATACTACAAGGCCCTCTAGCTTTTACAGTACTCGGTGACAACCCAAATATTGGATATTCTTCTTTTAACCTTTAACCAGTCATTAAATGTAAAGGCAGCACTATTATGATACgtcaacatttttctaaaataatgaatactatTACCTTAATGTAAGATAATTAGCTTCTTCTTGAGGAAATTCTAAGTTTATTTCCTtcaacacatttaaatattcattgatTAATGTTGTAGACTGCAGGTTTTGTTTTGGTGCAACAGcttttatctataataaatataacattgccttaaaat
This portion of the Acyrthosiphon pisum isolate AL4f chromosome A1, pea_aphid_22Mar2018_4r6ur, whole genome shotgun sequence genome encodes:
- the LOC100163266 gene encoding nucleolar protein 11; the protein is MIKLDTSYSLGSIIESNFLGISNDAEPDNVIVTLSKNMVTCFHMPSQNQVHCWSSSDKLSSGVIFDPSTNCYYGVFNYTRIGKWLRSSLMMKDMKKFNFTAKIIKLLTRLDYKGAVAVFENGHCECLKEAIGNRKKIRDAVINDGETIELAKLCIFRTKAICIIVSVDSKNIKTLRSVPLEDTFLPINLQLSFKNKTEKLLGYCVRENSDSLNILTFWSNGYLYSNELYAETSSNDFPGKQLTEITLVNSNKQVTLIQLSSDCIGLYGAEPKGDGAALVIYNFHYNMVVAVQHFKIYTNPPNLWCYGNHLLLVTGQNLAVIPFTCERNNLSLLMDNNLIKINDKYEETEWDSYAKQKCVDRISTSALSQSKLNEMIITDHINNKKDKSLIRLLVENNDISDTSLVEILSYCSLNITKHSNLLLKLFAYPPLNKPSCLRRKLPFENMLIILNTLYSLMKEKLIEERLVDWMTLMIDCSFQQILLSNDPNVLELIIKVQKDINSKCDYVESVYNTNNTMCVMKSKNINSKKRDGPVNNLYKIETINLY